The window AAGCCCATCCCCTGGGGGCGCGGGCGGCTGAGCGACCGCGGCCCACAGGGGGCGGCGCTCAAGAAACCTTGGGCGCCCCGGTGGAGCCCCGAACCATCAGCTCCCCCCGAATCGTGGCGATCCCCCCGGGCGGAACCTCCTCCCGCCCCATGGCGATCCGCCCGGCCCGGGCCCCCGCGTCCGCCAACGGCAACCGCACGGTCGTCAGAGCGGGCACAGCGTCGATGCTGAAGGGCAGGTCGTCGAAGCCGACGACGGAGACGTCGTCCGGAATCCGCAGACCGGAGTCCCGCAGCGCGGCGCACGCGCCGAGAGCGACCGTGTCGTTGGCGGCCACGACAGCCGTCAGACCCGGTTCGCGGCGCAGGAGTTCGATCGTGGCCTCGTACCCCGCCCGGCGGTCGTAGCGGCCGTGGACCGTCAGGGCCGGGTCGTCCGGGATGCCGTGCGCGGCGAGCGCGTCCCGGTGGCCCTCCAGGCGGTGGCGGGTCGTGGTGCGCTCCTCCGGTCCCGCGATGTATCCCATGCGCCGATGGCCGAGGCCGATCAGGTGCTCGGTGAGCTGCTGTCCGCCGCCCCGGTTGTCGAAGGTGAGGGCCACCGCGTCGGTGTCCGCCGGTGCGGGCGGCCGTCCGCACAGGACCACGCGCGTCCCCGCCTCCACGAGCTTGCGCAGCTTCGTCGCCACGGCCGTCGCGTGCGCGGTGTTCTCCACGGCCCCGCCCGTCAGCACCACCGCCGCGGCGCGCTGGCGCTGGAGGAGCGTGAGGTAGGTGAGTTCGCGCTCCGCGGAGCCGCCGGTGTTGCACACGACGGCGAGGCGCTCCCCGCCCGCACGGCCGCCCGGCCCTCCGATCTCGGACTGGATCGCCCCGGCCATGATCCCGAAGAACGGGTCGGCGATGTCGTTGACCAGGATGCCGACCAGGTCGGAGGTGGCGGCCGCGAGCGCGCTCGCGGGGCCGTTCAGTACGTAGTCCAGTTCGTCCACGGCCCGCAGCACCCGCTCGCGGGTGGAAGCCGCCACGGGGTAGTTCCCGTTCAGCACGCGCGACACCGTCGCGGGCGAGACCTGTGCGCGGGCCGCCACGTCCGCCAGGGTCACCGTCATCTCGTCGTCCTCCGGTCGCGCATCTCGTCGTCGTCCTCAGAGCCGTACTACTCCGGAGCCGGCCCGTGTCGCTGCCCGGCGTCGAAACCAGGTCGAAGCCGGGCGAAGCCGAGCCCGGACCACTGCTCACACCGGTGTCGCGTCCCCACCCGACTGGTGCAGACCTTACGGTCAGAGGGTGGCGCGGCCCACACGGCCCCGGGCTCGTGCAGACCCTACGGCCGCAAGCCCGCGCTGTTCGCCCCCTCGAACAACTCGTAACCCCCGCGGTCTTGTCCGATCCGCTGCACAGAGGCTAGCTTCTCCTCGTATAGAAAGCGCTTGCTGTCACGCTCACCAGTTCATCGGGGTTCACCGGGCTCGCCGGAGTCCACCCGCGGGGCGTCTGCGGCGCAGGATGCGTACGAAGGGAATGACGTGACACGCAAGACGGTGCGTATCGCCATGAACGGTGTGACGGGGCGCATGGGGTACCGCCAGCACCTCGTCCGCTCGATCCTCGCCCTGCGCGAGCAGGGTGGCCTCGACCTCGGCGACGGCACCGTGCTGTGGCCCGAACCGGTCCTCGTCGGCCGCCGCGAGCACGCCCTGAAGGCGCTCGCTGACCAGCACGGCATCGAGCACTGGTCCACGGACCTCGACGCCGTGCTCGCCGACCCGACGATCGACATCTACTTCGACGCCCAGGTCACCTCGGCGCGCGAGGAGGCGATCGGCAAGGCGATCGCGGCGGGCAAGCACATCTACACCGAGAAGCCGACCGCGACCGGCCTCGACGGGGCGCTGGAGCTGGCCCGGCTGGCGCAGGCTGCCGGTATCAAGCACGGCGTCGTCCAGGACAAGCTCTTCCTGCCCGGACTGCTCAAGCTGAAGCGGCTCATCGACGGCGGCTTCTTCGGCCGGATCCTCTCGATCCGGGGCGAGTTCGGCTACTGGGTCTTCGAGGGCGACTGGCAGTCCGCCCAGCGCCCGTCGTGGAACTACCGGTCCGAGGACGGCGGTGGCATCGTTGTCGACATGTTCCCGCACTGGGAGTACGTCCTGCACGAGCTGTTCGGCCGCGTGAAGTCCGTGCAGGCCCTGACCGCCACCCACATCCCGCAGCGCTGGGACGAGAACGACAAGCCCTACGACGCCACCGCCGACGACGCCGCCTACGGCGTCTTCGAGCTGGAGGGCGGCGCGATCGCCCAGATCAACTCGTCCTGGGCCGTCCGCGTCAACCGCGACGAGCTCGTCGAGTTCCAGGTCGACGGGACCGAGGGCTCGGCCGTCGCCGGACTGCGCAACTGCCGTGTCCAGCACCGCAGTTCCACGCCAAAGCCGGTCTGGAACCCCGACATCCCGGCCACCTACTCCTTCCGTGACCAGTGGCAGGAGATCCCCGACAACGCCGAGTTCGACAACGGCTTCAAGGCCCAGTGGGAGCTCTTCCTCAAGCACGTCTACGCCGACGCGCCCTACCACTGGGACCTCCTGGCCGGTGCCCGCGGCGTCCAGCTCGCCGAGCTGGGTCTGAAGTCCTCGGCCGAGGGCCGCCGCTTCGACGTTCCGGAGATCTCGCTGTGACCATTCAACTTCCCGGTGAGGGTGGGGTGTTGCGGGTCTATTCGCCGCGCGTCGAGCCGCTCGCGGTCACCGCCGGTGCGCCCTTCTCCTCCCGTACGGTCTACTCGGCCGCCCATGTCGTCGCCGACCCGTACGCCGACGTCTCGCCGGACTCCCCGGCCGCCGTCGACTGGGACGCCACCCTCGCCTTCCGCCGCCATCTGTGGTCCCACGGACTCGGCGTCGCGGAGGCCATGGACACGGCCCAGCGGGGGATGGGGCTCGACTGGGCGGGGGCGGCCGAGCTGATCCGCCGTTCGTCGGCCGAGGCCAAGGCGGTCGGCGGTCTGATCGCCTGTGGCGTCGGCACCGACCAGCTGCCGGTCACGGAGGTCGGTTACCCGTACAGCCTGGACGAGGTGCGGGCCGCGTACGAGGAGCAGCTCGCCCTCGTCGAGGAGTCCGGCTCGCGGGCCATCCTCATGGCCTCCCGGGCGCTGGCCGCCATCGCCAAGGGCCCCGAGGACTACCTGGAGGTCTACGGCCACCTGCTGCGCCAGGCCGCCGAGCCCGTGGTCCTGCACTGGCTGGGCCCGATGTTCGACCCGGCGCTCGAAGGCTACTGGGGCAGCACCGACCTGGACGCCGCCACCAGCACCTTCCTGGAGGTCATCGCCGCCCACCCCGACAAGGTCGACGGCATCAAGGTCTCCCTGCTGGACGCCCAGCGCGAGATCGACCTGCGCCGCAAGCTCCCCGAGGGAGTGCGCTGCTACACCGGCGACGACTTCAACTACCCCGAGCTGATCGCCGGCGACGACCAGGGCTTCAGTCACGCCCTGCTCGGCATCTTCGACCCGCTGGGGCCCCTCGCCGCCGAGGCCGTACGCGTACTGGACACCGGTGACACCGCCGGATTCCGTGAACTGCTCGACCCCACCGTCGAGTTGTCCCGCCACCTCTTCCAGCGGCCGACCCGCTTCTACAAGACGGGCGTGGTCTTCCTCGCCTGGCTCGCGGGCCACCAGGAGCACTTCACGATGGTCGGCGGCCTCCAGTCGTCCCGCTCGCTCCCGCACTTCGCCCGCGCGTACGAACTCGCCGACGGGCTGGGTCTGTTCCCCGACCCGGCGCTCGCCGAGGCCCGTATGAAGAACCTGCTCTCCCTGTACGGAGTGAACCAGTGAGCACGATCCCCCTCGGCGACCTCTCCCGTTTCAGCATCAACCAGATGACGGTCAAGCAGCTGTCGATGCCCGAACTGGTGCACAGCTGCCTGGAGTTGGGCGTCCCCGGGGTCGGCCTGTGGCGGGCGCCGGTCGAGACGTACGGCCTGGAGCGGACGGCCAAGCTGGTCCGCGACGCCGGGCTCGCCGTCACCACCCTGTGCCGGGGCGGCTTCTTCACGGCCATCGACCCCGCCGAGCGCGCCGAGGCCCTCGCCGACAACCGCCGTGCCATCGACGAGGCGGCCACCCTAGGCACGGACACGCTCGTGCTCGTGTCGGGCGGCCTTCCGGCGGGCTCGAAGGACCTCCACGGGGCGAGGGAGCGCATCGCCGACGCCCTGGGGGAGTTGGGCCCGTACGCGGCCGCCAACGGTGTCCGGCTGGCCATCGAGCCGCTCCACCCGATGTACGCCTCCGACCGCTGTGTGGTCTCCACCCTGACCCAGGCACTCGACCTCGCGGAACGCTTCCCCGCGAACCAGGTCGGCGTCGCGGTCGACACGTACCACATCTGGTGGGACGACCAGGCGCCCGCGCAGATCGCCCGCGCGGGTGCCCAGGGCCGCATCCACACCTTCCAACTCGCCGACTGGACCACGCCGTTGCCCGAAGGCGTCCTGAACGGCCGCGGGCAGATCGGCGACGGCTCGATCGACATGCGCGAGTGGAAGGCGTACGTCGAGGCGGCCGGCTACACCGGGCCCGTCGAAGTCGAGCTGTTCAACGACGGGTTGTGGGCGCGGGACGGGCGAGAGGTGCTCGCGGAGACGGCGGCGCGGTTCGTGGAGCACGCCGCCTGAGATACGAACGCCGCTCGCAGAGCGGCCCGGAGAAGGGAACGCCGACGGGAATTCGCCCGTCGGCGTTCCGCTGTGCCCGATGAACAATGTCACCCGCCCCATATGTGACCGAACATGGTGAATCCGGCCGTCGGTCGGCATGTGCCGCTCTGCCCTCCTCCTAGGCTCTGTCGTCGCATTGCCCGATATTGACCGAAGGCCGAACACACACATGCACATAGCCATACGCCGCGCGGCGGGCCTGACAGGGCTGGTCATCACGGCCACCCTGCTGCCGGCCGCCCCGGGGTCCGCGGCCCCGACGCCCGCAGAGGCGTCGACTCCCGCCGCCCGCCAGGCCGTCGACATGCCGTCGGCGCTCGCCGAGGCCCGAAGAACCGGCGCCCGCGTGGAGGCCCTGTCCGAGCGGACCGGAACCACCACCACGTGGGTGCACGACGACGGCTCACTCACCACCGAACTCACCGCAGGGCCCGTCCGGTTCGAGCGCGACGGCAGATGGGTCGCCGTCGACACCGACCTCGCACGCCGCGCCGACGGCTCCGTGGCCGCCAAGGCCCACCCCGCCGACCTGACCCTCGCGGGCCGGGGCGGCGAGCCGGCCGGCTCCCTCGCCGAGTCCCGCGCCGCCGAGCCCCGCGACCTCGTCACGCTCGGCGAGGGCGACCGCCGCGTCACCCTGCAGTGGAAAGGCGGACTGCCGCAGCCCCGGCTCGACGGCAACCGCGCCGAGTACCAGGAGGCCGTCCCCGGCGCCGACGTGATCGTCGAGGCGACGAGGACCGGCTTCGAGCAGTACGTCGAGATCAACAAGCGCCCCCGCGAGGGCGCCTACCGCTACACCCTCCCGCTGCGCGCCAAGGGCCTGCGCGCGAAGCAACAGGCCGACGGCAGCGTGCGGTTCACCGACCGCAGGACCGGAGAGCGGCGGGCCGTGATGCCCGCGCCCGTGATGTGGGACTCGACCGTCGACGAGCGGTCCGGCGAGCACACCCGCCGGGTCCCGGTCGCCATGAAGGTCGTCCAGAAGGGCTCCTCGCTCGACCTGGTGGTGACCCCGGACGCCCGCTTCCTCGCCGACCCGAAGACGCGCTACCCGGTCACCGTGGACCCCTCCACCTCCGCGCTGGGCAACCTCTTCGACACGTACGTCCAGCAGGGCGAGACCCGCGACTGGTCCACCGACACCGAACTGGACCTCGGCAACCCGGGCACGACGAACGCCGACGGGACGCCGCGCACCGCCCGGTCGTACATCACCTGGGGCACCGCCCCGATCGCGGACGCCCTGGTGAGCAGCGCCGAGCTGAGCCTGTGGAACTTCCACTCGGCGAACACCGACTGCAAACCGGCCGCGTGGGAGGTGTGGTCGGCCGACGAGGCCACCGCCGCCAGCCGCTGGACCAACCGGCCCGCGATGCGGACCAGATACGCCACGTCCACCGAGACCAAGGGCCGCGAGGGCTGCGGCGACGACGGCTGGATCAACGCCGACGTGACCGGCCTCGCGCAGGCCTGGGCCTCCGAGAAGGCACCGCGCGCCACCCTGGGCCTGCGGGCCGCCGACGAGTCCGCCGTCTCCCAGTGGAAGCGCGTCAACTCGGCCGACGCCACCGCCAACCCGCCCAAGCTGACCGTGAGGTACAACTTCCGTCCCCGGTCCGGGAACAACCGGCAGGCGGGCCCGCCGTTCACCGCCGACGCCTCGGGCACCTGGCAGGTCAACACGACCACGCCGACCCTGCGCGACACGTTCTCCGACAAGGACGGCGACCGGATCAACGGCACGTTCGAGATCGTCGAGGCGGTCTCCGGCAAGCGGGTGGGCGACCTCCTCGTCTCGCCGTTCGTCGAGTCCGGGCGGGCCGCCGCGGTGACCCTGCCGGACGGACTGCTGAAGGACGGCACGACCTACCGCTTCCGCACGAGCCCCTACGACGGCACGCACTTCAACACCGCCTGGTCGCAGTGGAGCACGTTCACCGTCTCCACCACCGGCCGCCCCAGTGGCCCCCCGGACATGCCGCAGGCCCTGGAGTCCGGCGCCACCAGGACGCTCACCCCGCTCCTGTCCGGGCTTGTCACGAGCCCCGCACAGGGCCGCGTACGGGCCGAGTTCGTCCTGCGCGACGAGGACGGCGGACCACTGCCCGGCGTGACGGTCCCCGAGGCGTGGGTGGACAGCGGACAGCGCGCCGCGGCCCAGGTCGCCGGCGGCGCGCTGAAGGACGGCACGACGTACCGATGGGCGATGCGCGCCTGCACCGACCTCGGCTGCTCCGCCTGGTCCTACGAGCAGGAGTTCACCGCACGGGCCGCCGCGGACCCGGCGGCGCCGCAGACCCGTTCGCTGGTCCTGACCGGCGCCGCGCTCGACGACGCCACCGTGCCCGTCGGCGGCAAGGCGTGCCCCGAGGGCGGCGCCTGCCCGGCCGTCCGTGACACGAAGCTGACGCTCGGCGGGGCCGACGGCGAGCGGGTCGCCTGGCTCAGGCCGGACCTCACCAAGCTGCCTGCGGGTGCGCGGATCGCCAAGGCGCGGCTCGTCCTCAGCCCCGCGCAGCCCGGGCCACAGCGGCCGGTCGAGGTGTACGAACTCCTCGACCCCTGGACGACCGCGCAGAAGGGCGGCGAACTGCTCACCGCGCTCGACGAGGCGCCCTTCGCCGACGCGGCGCCCCTGGCCGACCAGGATCTCGCCCCGGTCGTCCAGTCCTGGCTGGAGCAGGAGTCCGGCGAGGGGCTGGCCGTGCGCCTGCCCGCCGCCGAGCGCACCACCGGCGCCGCGTACCACTCGGCCCGGGCGGCGGACACCGCGCTGCGCCCGAAGCTGGAGATCGAGTACGTGGCGCCGACCGCGCCCGCCGCGCCCCAGAACGTACGGGTCACGCCCGGCGACGCCGGTCTGCTGGCCACCTGGAACGCGCCGAAGGACAACGGCTCGGCCGGTGACGGACCGCAGTACACGGCCGTCGTGACGAAGGCCGACGGTACCGAGGCGGCCCGGACGACCGGCGCCGAACCGCGCGCCGTCGTGAGCGGCCTGGCCAACGGGACCGCCTACCGCGTCACCGTGACGGCCCGTACGGCACACGGCACGAGCCCGGCCGTCGGCGCCGAGCCGGTGACGACCGCCGCGGTTCCGGCCGGATCCGCCGCGTACCGGGAGATCGTGCGCCAGTACCTCGACGCGCGCGCCGGTCTCGTCACGGGCAGGCACACCACCGTCGCGGCCGCCCTCGCCGCGAGCCCCCACGCCGCGTCCTTCCAGGATCTGCTGCGGGCTCAGGCCCCCGGCCTGATCGAGAGCCGCGCGGCGCTGGCCCGGCACGGGAGCACCTACACGGACGCCACCGCGACACTCTCCGACGTGCTCGTCGGCACGGACGACAGCGGCACCGTGTTCCTGCGGGCGGCGGTCGACGAAAAGGCCGTCCTCAGGCAGGGCCCGGACGACACGACGGGCGAGACCGACGAGGGGAGCCAGGAACAGCGCTTCACCTTCAGCACCAACGGCGGCGCCCCGATCCTCCACCTGGAGGCCGACGCCCCCGCCGCCGAGACGGTCCTCACGGAGTCGGCGTCCACCTGGCAGGGCCTCGACGTGGCCCCGCCCGAGGGACAGGACGCCGACGAGGTCCCCGACGAGCCGATCGCGCTCGACGCGGACGGCTTCCCCGTGGAGGAGCCCACCACGGTCCGGCAGGCGTCCGCCCTGCGCGCCAATGTCTCCGGGTCCGGTACGGCCAAGTGGGCCTCGAAGAACATCAAGACCAAGTGGGAGTACGGCCTGGACTGCACCAACTTCGTGTCCAAGGCCCTCTACTACGGCGGAAAGATGAAGACCCGGATGGGCGGCCGCAAGCACGACCGTGCCTGGTGGCAGCAGTACTACCTGTTCGGTTCGATCAAGAACAAGAGCTACACCTGGTCGGGCGCCGAGAACTTCCGGCGCCACATGACCAAGTACCGCAAGGCGCCGTCGGTGTCGAAGCGGAACGCCCGGGCCGGCGACATCGTCGTGTTCAAGTGGAAGAAGGAGAAGGTGTACAACCACGCGGCGGTCGTCGTCGGGAACAACGGCCGTGACCTCCAGCTCCGCCAGCACGGCGGCGTCAGCAAGACGACACTGAGCGCCGCCATCGCCCGCTACCGCCACAAGGCCAACTACATCGAGCGCGTGGTCATCCTCCGCCCGAAGTCGAGGAGCTGATCATGAGGCGAATGCTGCTGGGGTGCGCGCTGGCCACCGGGGCCCTGCTGACCGTCACGGCCTGTTCGTCCGACGACACCCTGTCGGCCTACCAGAGCGACTACACGGGGCACGAGCCGCTGCACGTCGTCGGCTATCCGTCCACGGGCAGCCTGGGCGTCGTCCAGAAGGCCGTCTGGCTGCTCGCCGACGGTGACACCGACGCGCTCGCGGACCTGGCCGCGGAGGACGGGTCCGCCGAGGAGACCGCCCGCAACTGGGTCAAGACCTTCGGCAAGGGCGCGGAGGGCGAGGTCACCGCGGACTTCTACGACGAGGGCTCGACCCGCCAGACCGTGGTCCTCTACTTCGCGACGTCCCGGCAGACCAAGGAGATCACCGCACGGCTGGGCGAGGACGACGCCTGGCGGATCGTCCTGGACGAGCCGGACCCGAAGGACGCCTCCGCGAAGCCGGACTGGGCCCCCGCCGAACCGGGTGGCACGGGATCCAAAAGCACGGGCGGCTAGCCCGTACACCCGGAGAGCCCCTGGTGCGCCGCGTCCGTCCGCCTGCGAAGCCTCACAGGCGGACGGACGTCCGCGTCACCCCCACCTCTTCGTCGTCGGTGAGGGCACCGGACGCCGTCGCCCCGGCGAGCAGCGCGGTGACGAGCGCCGCCGCACCGGCGAGCGCCCACCGTGTCCGCAACGGCCTGACGCGCGCGGGCGCGGCGACCGCGGGTACGGCAACCGCGGGTACGGCGACCACGGATGGGGCCGCCGCGGGCGGGGCGACCGCCGGGGCGGGCCCGCACGCGATGCCGGTACGGGCGTCCAGCCATGCCTGGGCCATGTCGCCCCGGACCCCGCACGCCGCGACGAACGCGGCGACCAGTTCCCCGCGGGGCAGCCGGTCCCGGCCGAGCATGGTCGCCGCCGTGGAGTACGGAAGGCAGTGGCCCGCGTCCGCCGCGCGGCGTTCCAGCTGGCGATAGCTCAGGCCCGACCAGGCCTTGAGGCGCCGCAACGCCGCCACGAAGGCGGCCGCGTCGGAGTCCGGCGGAGTGGGTGGTGCGGTGGTCATGACGGTGATCCCCCCTGTTGAGCTGGACGTACACGGGTTCGCACAAGCTCGAACACCCTGACAGCTTGAGGAACGGCGACAGCGGCGGTCAACCTCATGGCGGATTCCCGACGTTGGAGGTCAAAGGTCCCATGGCTCTGCCCCACTGCCGCCGTACCGGTGCCGCCGTCACCGCCCTCGCGGCCCTGCTGACGCTGGGCGCGTGCGCCGACGAGCGCAATGCCGGCCGGCCGGACACCAGACCGGCCGCACGGCCCGGCACCGGATCCGCCGGGGCCGCGCCGAAGGCACGCGCCGCCGAGTCGGTCGGCGACTTCCTCCACCGGACGCTCCCCGCCGGACCCGGCGGCACCGTCGTCGCAGCACGCGGCGACGAACTCGTGCACTGCGCGGGCTTCGGAGCCTCGGACCGGGCCGCCGGCACCCCCGCGAGCTGCCGGACCGTGTACGACGTCATGTCGATCACGAAGCAGTTCACCGCGGCCGCGATCCTGAAACTGGAGGTGATGGGGAAGCTGCGGGTCGGCGACCGGATCAGCCGGTTCCTCGGCCCGGTGCCCGAGGACAAGCGCGACATCACCGTCGAGCAGCTGCTCACGCACACGTCCGGCCTGGTCGAGGGGCTCGGTGAGGACTACGACCCCGTCTCGCGCGACGACATGGTGGACAAGGCCCTGGCCTCGAAGCCGGAGTCGGCACCGGGGAGGAAGTTCCTCTATTCCAACGCCGGGTACAGCCTGCTCGCCGCGATCGTCGAGAAGGCGTCCGGGGAGGGCTACGAGCCGTTCCTGGCCCGGCACCTGTTCGCCCCCGCCGGGATGGAACGGACCGGCTATGTACTGCCCCGGTGGCCGCGACACCGGATCGCCGTGGAGTACGACAGCAAGGGCCGGAGCCAGGGCAGGCCTGTCGACCAGCCATGGGCGGCCGACGGACCGTACTGGAACCTGCGCGGCAACGGCGGGATGCTCTCCACCGCCGAGGACATGTTCCGCTGGCACCGCGCGCTCTTGGGCGACGACGTGCTGCCGGAGCAGGCCCGGAAGAAGCTGTTCGAGCCCCGCGTGCGGGTGCCCGACTCCGACGACGGCTGGTACGGCTACGGCTGGGCCGTCCGCGAGAGCGCCGAAGGCCGGACCGTCTGGCACGACGGCGGCAACGACTGGTCGCTGGCGGTCCTCACGAGGTCGCTGCGCGACGACGTCCTCGTCTACTGGGTGAGCAACCACGCCTACCGCGACGGCAAGTGGAACCTGGAGGACCAGGCGGAGAAGCTGACCCTGGGCATCGCCGACCGGGTACGCGCCGAGGGCCGCTGACGCCCCGCCCCGAACCTCAAAAAAATCTCAGAACGCCGTGCAACCCTCCCCCCACCTTGTGGGTCGTACTTGGCATCAGGACTTCTGGAGGGGGATCCGGGGGGATCGCGGGGGTTCTGATCTGGGGGAGGGGACCGAAGGGGCCCGGTCGACGGACCGGGCCCCTTCGAAGATTTCCGGACGCCGCGAGAAGCCGCTCCGAAGAGTTCACCCGAAGAGCCTCACCATCCGAAGAGCCTCAGAAGAAGACCCCGCACCGCAGCAGCACGTTCGCGTACGGCCGGGCCTCGCCGGTCCGCACGATCAGCCGGGCGTCCGCCGACAGAGCCTTCAGGTCGTCGTGGGAGACGTGGGTGAGAGCGGCAGGGAACCGGCCGGCCAGCAGGGCCGCCGCCTCCGGGTTGGCCTCCCGTACCTCCTCCGCCGCCGTGGCGCTCTCCACGACCAGTTCCTCCAGCAGGCCCTCCAGGACCTCCTCGAAGGACGGCACGCCCGCCCGGAAGGCGAGGTCCACGACCCGCGGCCCGACCGGGATGGGCATGCCCACGTCGCACACCAGTACGCCGTCGCCGTGGCCGAGTTCGGCTATCGCACCGGCGAGGTGACGGTTCAGTATTCCGGCCTTCTTCACAGCGCTGCGACCTCTTCGGCGGTGGGGAAGGAGGCCTGGGCGCCCTCCCGGGTGACGGCCACGGCGCCCACGCGGGCCGCGTACGCCGCCGCCTCCGCCAGCGACTCACCGGCGCCCAGACGCCAGGCCAGCGCGGCGGTGAAGGAGTCACCCGCACCGGTCGTGTCCACGGCGGCCACCCGCACGGACGGCACACGGGCCGTTCCCGAGGCGTCGGCGACCAGCGCGCCCTCCTCGCCCAGGGTGACGACCACCGAGCGCGGACCGAGGGCGAGGAGCGCCTCGGCCCACTGCT of the Streptomyces aurantiacus genome contains:
- a CDS encoding LacI family DNA-binding transcriptional regulator is translated as MTVTLADVAARAQVSPATVSRVLNGNYPVAASTRERVLRAVDELDYVLNGPASALAAATSDLVGILVNDIADPFFGIMAGAIQSEIGGPGGRAGGERLAVVCNTGGSAERELTYLTLLQRQRAAAVVLTGGAVENTAHATAVATKLRKLVEAGTRVVLCGRPPAPADTDAVALTFDNRGGGQQLTEHLIGLGHRRMGYIAGPEERTTTRHRLEGHRDALAAHGIPDDPALTVHGRYDRRAGYEATIELLRREPGLTAVVAANDTVALGACAALRDSGLRIPDDVSVVGFDDLPFSIDAVPALTTVRLPLADAGARAGRIAMGREEVPPGGIATIRGELMVRGSTGAPKVS
- a CDS encoding sugar phosphate isomerase/epimerase family protein, which encodes MTVKQLSMPELVHSCLELGVPGVGLWRAPVETYGLERTAKLVRDAGLAVTTLCRGGFFTAIDPAERAEALADNRRAIDEAATLGTDTLVLVSGGLPAGSKDLHGARERIADALGELGPYAAANGVRLAIEPLHPMYASDRCVVSTLTQALDLAERFPANQVGVAVDTYHIWWDDQAPAQIARAGAQGRIHTFQLADWTTPLPEGVLNGRGQIGDGSIDMREWKAYVEAAGYTGPVEVELFNDGLWARDGREVLAETAARFVEHAA
- the rbsD gene encoding D-ribose pyranase, whose protein sequence is MKKAGILNRHLAGAIAELGHGDGVLVCDVGMPIPVGPRVVDLAFRAGVPSFEEVLEGLLEELVVESATAAEEVREANPEAAALLAGRFPAALTHVSHDDLKALSADARLIVRTGEARPYANVLLRCGVFF
- a CDS encoding serine hydrolase domain-containing protein — protein: MALPHCRRTGAAVTALAALLTLGACADERNAGRPDTRPAARPGTGSAGAAPKARAAESVGDFLHRTLPAGPGGTVVAARGDELVHCAGFGASDRAAGTPASCRTVYDVMSITKQFTAAAILKLEVMGKLRVGDRISRFLGPVPEDKRDITVEQLLTHTSGLVEGLGEDYDPVSRDDMVDKALASKPESAPGRKFLYSNAGYSLLAAIVEKASGEGYEPFLARHLFAPAGMERTGYVLPRWPRHRIAVEYDSKGRSQGRPVDQPWAADGPYWNLRGNGGMLSTAEDMFRWHRALLGDDVLPEQARKKLFEPRVRVPDSDDGWYGYGWAVRESAEGRTVWHDGGNDWSLAVLTRSLRDDVLVYWVSNHAYRDGKWNLEDQAEKLTLGIADRVRAEGR
- a CDS encoding Gfo/Idh/MocA family protein — protein: MTRKTVRIAMNGVTGRMGYRQHLVRSILALREQGGLDLGDGTVLWPEPVLVGRREHALKALADQHGIEHWSTDLDAVLADPTIDIYFDAQVTSAREEAIGKAIAAGKHIYTEKPTATGLDGALELARLAQAAGIKHGVVQDKLFLPGLLKLKRLIDGGFFGRILSIRGEFGYWVFEGDWQSAQRPSWNYRSEDGGGIVVDMFPHWEYVLHELFGRVKSVQALTATHIPQRWDENDKPYDATADDAAYGVFELEGGAIAQINSSWAVRVNRDELVEFQVDGTEGSAVAGLRNCRVQHRSSTPKPVWNPDIPATYSFRDQWQEIPDNAEFDNGFKAQWELFLKHVYADAPYHWDLLAGARGVQLAELGLKSSAEGRRFDVPEISL
- a CDS encoding amidase domain-containing protein, translating into MRACTDLGCSAWSYEQEFTARAAADPAAPQTRSLVLTGAALDDATVPVGGKACPEGGACPAVRDTKLTLGGADGERVAWLRPDLTKLPAGARIAKARLVLSPAQPGPQRPVEVYELLDPWTTAQKGGELLTALDEAPFADAAPLADQDLAPVVQSWLEQESGEGLAVRLPAAERTTGAAYHSARAADTALRPKLEIEYVAPTAPAAPQNVRVTPGDAGLLATWNAPKDNGSAGDGPQYTAVVTKADGTEAARTTGAEPRAVVSGLANGTAYRVTVTARTAHGTSPAVGAEPVTTAAVPAGSAAYREIVRQYLDARAGLVTGRHTTVAAALAASPHAASFQDLLRAQAPGLIESRAALARHGSTYTDATATLSDVLVGTDDSGTVFLRAAVDEKAVLRQGPDDTTGETDEGSQEQRFTFSTNGGAPILHLEADAPAAETVLTESASTWQGLDVAPPEGQDADEVPDEPIALDADGFPVEEPTTVRQASALRANVSGSGTAKWASKNIKTKWEYGLDCTNFVSKALYYGGKMKTRMGGRKHDRAWWQQYYLFGSIKNKSYTWSGAENFRRHMTKYRKAPSVSKRNARAGDIVVFKWKKEKVYNHAAVVVGNNGRDLQLRQHGGVSKTTLSAAIARYRHKANYIERVVILRPKSRS
- a CDS encoding dihydrodipicolinate synthase family protein; protein product: MTIQLPGEGGVLRVYSPRVEPLAVTAGAPFSSRTVYSAAHVVADPYADVSPDSPAAVDWDATLAFRRHLWSHGLGVAEAMDTAQRGMGLDWAGAAELIRRSSAEAKAVGGLIACGVGTDQLPVTEVGYPYSLDEVRAAYEEQLALVEESGSRAILMASRALAAIAKGPEDYLEVYGHLLRQAAEPVVLHWLGPMFDPALEGYWGSTDLDAATSTFLEVIAAHPDKVDGIKVSLLDAQREIDLRRKLPEGVRCYTGDDFNYPELIAGDDQGFSHALLGIFDPLGPLAAEAVRVLDTGDTAGFRELLDPTVELSRHLFQRPTRFYKTGVVFLAWLAGHQEHFTMVGGLQSSRSLPHFARAYELADGLGLFPDPALAEARMKNLLSLYGVNQ